DNA from Salinispora arenicola:
TACCCGCACTACCTGATCAACGGTCGGGTGCCGGCCGCCCCCGTCACGCTCACCGCCCGGCCCCGCCAGCGGGTGCGGCTCCGGCTGGTCAACGCCGCGTCCGACACCGCGTTTCGGGTGGCGCTGGGTGGGCACCGGCTCACCGTGACCCACACCGATGGCTTCCCGGTCGTCCCAGACGTCACCGACGCACTGGTCGTTGGCATGGGGGAGCGGGTCGACGTCGAGGTCGTCGTCGCCGACGGGGTGTTCCCTCTGGTCGCGGTCGCTGAGGGCAAGACGGGGCAGGCGCTCGCGGTGGTCCGGACCGGAGACGGGCGGCCACCGTCGGCCCAGGTACGCCCGGCCGAACTCGACCGCCGCGTCATTCTCGCCAACCGGCTGCGGGTCGCCGACAGCGTGCGGCTGCCGCAGCGCGCACCGGACCGGACCCACGAGCTGGTCCTCGGCGGCGGCATGATGCCCTACCGCTGGACCATCAACGGCAAGACCTTCACCAACGCGGAGCCGCTCCTGGCGCGGGAGGGCGAGCGGGTACGGCTGCGGATGGTCAACCAGACGATGATGTTCCACCCCATGCACGTGCACGGACACACCTTCGCGCTCCGCGACGGCGGCCCCCGCAAGGACACCGTCATCGTCACCCCGCACCAGAGCGTCACCATCGACCTCGACGCCGACAACCCCGGCCAGTGGATGACCCACTGCCACAACATCTACCACGCCGAGACCGGCATGATGATCAACCTTGCGTACCAGCCGTGAGGCCTCTCGGTCTGCGGCATACCCTGCCTTGACCTGTTTTTGACGGGTCGGGAAGCCGGTCGTGGGTCACTTGTTGAGGCGCCATTGGTCGACGGTCTCGCCTCGGAGCACGCTGAGTAGTGCCTCTTTGTTCTCGAAGCTGGTGACCTTGTCACGGTCCTCGCTCAGGTGGATGTGCCACAGGTGCGATGGGTCGGACGTGGCGGCTTCGTCGGTGCGGAAGTCCCAGCCTTCCACGTCGGTGTCGTTGTCGGCCTGCCCGAAGAACTCACGCCAGCCGTCCAGGCGAGGATCGTTGGAGTCCTTGCCGGAGGCGAGTAGGCGGCTGGAGTACTCCGCGATGTTGGTGGCCTCTGAGAAGGTCCAGTCGTAGGCGGCGGCCTTGTCCGAGGGTCCGCCTTGGTCCTTCTCGTCGAGGATG
Protein-coding regions in this window:
- a CDS encoding multicopper oxidase family protein, translated to MSPLLTRRHLIAGAAGLAGTAGVVAVAADRNTPELVNPRAEAVRRAELARRRPGAATVRATLTPRPVTLDLGGVTVDTWGYAEAAPGPLIRAKAGDLLRVDVVNDLPADTSVHWHGIALRNDMDGVPGVTQDPIGAGGRFTYEFTLPDPGTYFYHPHSGVQLDRALYGVLIVDDPNDAGRYDQEWIVVLDDWVDGTGRTPDDVLAALGGNAGGMHGGHGMNHGAGMPIGGGEMESMMSPLLGGAGDVDYPHYLINGRVPAAPVTLTARPRQRVRLRLVNAASDTAFRVALGGHRLTVTHTDGFPVVPDVTDALVVGMGERVDVEVVVADGVFPLVAVAEGKTGQALAVVRTGDGRPPSAQVRPAELDRRVILANRLRVADSVRLPQRAPDRTHELVLGGGMMPYRWTINGKTFTNAEPLLAREGERVRLRMVNQTMMFHPMHVHGHTFALRDGGPRKDTVIVTPHQSVTIDLDADNPGQWMTHCHNIYHAETGMMINLAYQP